The nucleotide window agGAACTGCGTCAAACCATTGTTGGTAAAATACAATCTATGTAATATGTAAGCAATctaaattttagttttcttcACAGAGCCCCACCTAGTGATAAACGGTAGCAGTTTAGTAACAATTATCGATATACAATTAGCACCCATGTGAATCAGCGTTCAGCAAAATCATCCATCTACTTCAAAATGAAAGATACTATTAAGGCTATGGAGAGATTCTCAGCCGAGAGTGCAACCTGTGAGTCACaatggggtagggtggggttgGGTGAGGACGGCAGTACCTTTCCCGCGAGGAGCCGCGCGTGCGCCGTAGCCGCCCTCGTACCCTCCGTACCCGCCGTAGTCTGCCCGCAACACAAAGCCATTAGTCTTCAGCCATTACGCGCTTCTTCACCGCAGCCAAACCGTCATGACCCCGGCTCTAGTCTTGCGTACTTCGCCAACTAGGTCGTTAGAAAGCCCCTACAGACGATCCCTAGTTCCCAGATCCCCTGCCCccagtatttaaataataacatggCGTTAGAAATGACATCATCGAAAATCCAATACAATATACAGATAGTGTCGCGGCTTGTACCTTGACGCTAGTGTCCTAGTATATACCTTGAGGGTGCAAAACTATGCAGTTTGATTTTTATACAAGGGCACTCGAAAATCCAATTTAGCTCCAATACAGTTGATTACAGGGtagtttttcttaaattttgtaaatgtcaACCACGGAGCGACATATATATTTACGCCATTTCTATCGCCTTGGTATTGAGATTTCTATATTCTATCGCCTTTGTACTGAAATTTCTATGTTTGGTGTTTAGTTCGCCTATTGGTtcataatgcaaaaaaaaatatgagaagtATCAAAAATCCCATGCAAAccatctatatttttattatataaggcAGAAGCCTGAACTAAAAGAGCGAACAATTTCTTTGAGCATTGAAGTAACTAACCACTTCATTGCAAACTACTATACCTAAGCAAGACTACCCAACCCTATCGTTAATACGCACATCGCGACGTAGTCAAATCAAATCTCACACAAATACAATTAATGTCAATATGAACACTAGAAATATACAGTAATGTAGAATTGTATTTGTTTATAGTATGAAAAATAAGAATAGCTATAAACTTTGATTTCACTAAATTGCATTGCGTCGTATAGGGCATCCAAATGTTCTTTCATGTACTCACGGAAAACTAATTCAGCATCTCTTTGGCAGCGCCTTTTTACTatacaatacctacctacatcgtATTTAGAGCACGTTTGTCTATTGAAACTAACTTCAAGCTTTAtcataaattaacatttttttctcatatatattatatccttTGAATATCTGAGCAAACTGATAAAAATTTCTAATGATGACTAATATAAGATTGGTTatcgtaattatttaattttaagataagcgataaaaaaattattgaaatgtaATCAAATCTTATTGGCATGAATTATAATAGTGATGCATTCAAATAAATGAGAAAGTATTGCTTACTTTTCAAACTATTTTGGTGATTGAGATATTGATTCTACTAGTAACAGGCAGCAGAGTGCAGTCCCATCAATGTAAGAGCCATGCGATGTTAGTGGTGGTGTGGAGGGGGGGTGAGCGGGATAGGCGAGGTATATATGGAAACACATTGATTTTTTTGGTAACAGTGCTTTATTCAAAAGCTTCATCATATCTTTATCACTTTCACAATGTCTCTCCATATATTACCCCATTTACCCAGATGTAGCATGTAGCGAGAGCGTtaataggtaaaataaaaaaataccaaaaaataaaactcgAGCGACATTGCTACATATGTCAAAAGTGGTATTACAAATAAACGCTTATAAAACATAAGGCGGTAACATATATGTACAAACATAGTACCTAGTGAAACAATGATAAAGAGTGATCGATAGCTGCGTGGGCACTCGCTACTCCGCTATGGATACAGACGGGCAGCTCAGTGATGCAAATCAGTGGAAATTAACTAAGGCAAATAGTATGTTCTTCAGAAGTATGATACGCTAATAATTAAATGATCTCAGGTCAGGCCgattacacaaaaaatattaaatcaacaaTCAGAAACTGTCGCCCCGACAACATTCACTACACATTATCTCGATAGAATATCAATGTAAATACGCAgttataatagaaaaataaatattttctacgcACTAAGACATACATCTAAGGTTCACGCGACGTCGACATCTCCCTATCGATCGCTGCACACGGCGAGGAGTATCACAGGACGGAGGGCTCCCCGGACGCTAACCtagcgcggcgggcgcgcggcCGGACGCTGCGCCGGACGCCAACCTAGCGCGGCGGACGCGCGGCCGGACGCTgcgccgcgcgcccgccgccttACTCTACGTTTACATTCTAGATCAGGTAACATCAGTCGAGGTAATGTGTCGGTGAGCAGCCAGCGATGCTAGCTTACTAGTGCTGCTTGCCGCGTTTACCGTAATTGGGATAGCCGGAGTAATCGTATCCGCCGTATCCTCCGTAGCCGTCGTATCCGTATCCGCCGTAGCCGTATCCGTCGTACCCGCCGCCGTATCCGCCCTGGCCGTAGCCGTAGCCGCCGTAGCCCTGGTTGCCCCACGCGCCTTGGCCGCCGTAACCCCCACGGCCCCCGCGACCGCCCCTCGCGCCCCGACCCCCGCGACCGCCTCCCCGGCTACCCATTCCTCCGGGGCCGTCTGGCTTTGGTGTCGCCCTCTTAACATCGACCTGAtgggaaaaatattaaaaattaacaatataaaatataatcatttaGTTCagcaaaaactaaattattattataatttttaattttaggaatGATGTTGACAAATACCAACCTCCTTGCCACCAATAGTCTGCTTGGGTGTTTTCAGCAGTTCATTGACAACCTGCTCAGATTCAAAGGTGATGAAACAGAAACCTTTTCTTTGATTCTTGGTCTTATCAAAAGGCATCTCAATGTCTATGacctgtaaaaattaaatatataaacataagCTTCCTCCTACTTTCTTCATAAActtctataatatttaaaatacttcaGTGGCCCGGATTATTCCTCACTGGCATTCAAGATTTAACATCTCACCATAACCGGAATTTTCATCATAGAAAACATACTAATTTAGTTATGTCAacataataattagtaattttaatagtgtCACTATTATTTATGTCCTAAGTTTTGTACTATCATATAGATACTTACTGTTCCAAAATTGTTGAAGAAATTTTTGATTTCATCATCTGAGATTTCACTGCTTAAGCCTCCTACAAATATTTTCCCATGTCTGGCTTTTGCTTTTTTGGGGTCAACTTTCTTGTTGTTGATGGTGTGGTCTCCGGCAGCCATGACCTTGTCTATGGAATCTGGTGCCTTGAACACGATGAAGGCGAATCCCCGTGATCTGCCTGTGTTGGGGTCTGTCTTGACATTGATGCTTTCAATTTCACCATAGGCACTAAAGTGATCACGCAATTCCTCTGCAAACAAAATGAACTTGTTATTCCTACAGTTGTTGaactatttacataatatttatagagCATGTTTACATCAGCTAATTGGtatattttcttcaatagtTTCAGAAGCAGAACTGAAATGATCATCATTGCAATGGGACAAGTATTTTCGTTAACAAATCATTATGCAAAATATACTAAAACTCAATTGACTTATTGAATACTGAAGTATCTTGTGATTACTAGTATTATGATACTAGAACTGCAACTTATGAGAGACTTAGGGAgtttaaaagttataataattaatgataataaggAAATTAATCTCCTGCAATAAAGTTGCCAGAATAAATGTTTTCCGTGTATAAACACGTCAGTGATACAAATAATCTAATTATAAAAGTCAAACAGTAAACTTGCTtttattaaagataaataaacaaaaactcaCTATCTGTGGTTTCCCAGCTCAGGCCTCCAACAAAAAGTTTTCTGTAAGCACACATCAAGAAATAATCAATATATGAATACAATAACATTGAATTGCCT belongs to Bicyclus anynana chromosome 10, ilBicAnyn1.1, whole genome shotgun sequence and includes:
- the LOC112050417 gene encoding RNA-binding protein squid isoform X2, coding for MANNDNFAQDVTDNQVNGNGENGGGDGQEHNSADAPGRDDDRKLFVGGLSWETTDKELRDHFSAYGEIESINVKTDPNTGRSRGFAFIVFKAPDSIDKVMAAGDHTINNKKVDPKKAKARHGKIFVGGLSSEISDDEIKNFFNNFGTVIDIEMPFDKTKNQRKGFCFITFESEQVVNELLKTPKQTIGGKEVDVKRATPKPDGPGGMGSRGGGRGGRGARGGRGGRGGYGGQGAWGNQGYGGYGYGQGGYGGGYDGYGYGGYGYDGYGGYGGYDYSGYPNYDYGGYGGYEGGYGARAAPRGKAGYQGGKQRGGTGGGGRANQRHQPY
- the LOC112050417 gene encoding RNA-binding protein squid isoform X1; the protein is MANNDNFAQDVTDNQVNGNGENGGGDGQEHNSADAPGRDDDRKLFVGGLSWETTDKELRDHFSAYGEIESINVKTDPNTGRSRGFAFIVFKAPDSIDKVMAAGDHTINNKKVDPKKAKARHGKIFVGGLSSEISDDEIKNFFNNFGTVIDIEMPFDKTKNQRKGFCFITFESEQVVNELLKTPKQTIGGKEVDVKRATPKPDGPGGMGSRGGGRGGRGARGGRGGRGGYGGQGAWGNQGYGGYGYGQGGYGGGYDGYGYGGYGYDGYGGYGGYDYSGYPNYDYGGYGGYEGGYGARAAPRGKVSDVAAGYQGGKQRGGTGGGGRANQRHQPY
- the LOC112050417 gene encoding RNA-binding protein squid isoform X5, which encodes MAAGDHTINNKKVDPKKAKARHGKIFVGGLSSEISDDEIKNFFNNFGTVIDIEMPFDKTKNQRKGFCFITFESEQVVNELLKTPKQTIGGKEVDVKRATPKPDGPGGMGSRGGGRGGRGARGGRGGRGGYGGQGAWGNQGYGGYGYGQGGYGGGYDGYGYGGYGYDGYGGYGGYDYSGYPNYDYGGYGGYEGGYGARAAPRGKVSDVAAGYQGGKQRGGTGGGGRANQRHQPY
- the LOC112050417 gene encoding RNA-binding protein squid isoform X3, which produces MANNDNFAQDVTDNQVNGNGENGGGDGQEHNSADAPGRDDDRKLFVGGLSWETTDKELRDHFSAYGEIESINVKTDPNTGRSRGFAFIVFKAPDSIDKVMAAGDHTINNKKVDPKKAKARHGKIFVGGLSSEISDDEIKNFFNNFGTVIDIEMPFDKTKNQRKGFCFITFESEQVVNELLKTPKQTIGGKEVDVKRATPKPDGPGGMGSRGGGRGGRGARGGRGGRGGYGGQGAWGNQGYGGYGYGQGGYGGGYDGYGYGGYGYDGYGGYGGYDYSGYPNYVSDVAAGYQGGKQRGGTGGGGRANQRHQPY
- the LOC112050417 gene encoding RNA-binding protein squid isoform X4; the protein is MANNDNFAQDVTDNQVNGNGENGGGDGQEHNSADAPGRDDDRKLFVGGLSWETTDKELRDHFSAYGEIESINVKTDPNTGRSRGFAFIVFKAPDSIDKVMAAGDHTINNKKVDPKKAKARHGKIFVGGLSSEISDDEIKNFFNNFGTVIDIEMPFDKTKNQRKGFCFITFESEQVVNELLKTPKQTIGGKEVDVKRATPKPDGPGGMGSRGGGRGGRGARGGRGGRGGYGGQGAWGNQGYGGYGYGQGGYGGGYDGYGYGGYGYDGYGGYGGYDYSGYPNYAGYQGGKQRGGTGGGGRANQRHQPY